The following is a genomic window from Paenibacillus sp. FSL R5-0766.
TGCATCCAAAGCATTACCAACATGTATCCGCCCAATTGTGGCTATTATATCCATACAATCACTCCTTAAAGTGCAAAATTAAGTATTTTTCTATACAGTTTCATGTAGCTTTCTTCGGACAATGGCTCTGTGTTATCAACGACAATAACATTTTCAAAACTTGCACATGCTTCTAAATACATTTTTCTGGCTTTAATAAGGTTCTCTAAGCCATCATTGTTCTCCATCGGCTTAGATTTTTGTAACAAACGTTTGTAGGCTACTTCGGGATCAATGTCTAATAAAATTACAAGATCTGGAGTTTTAAGCGTTTTAATAAATGCATCAATAAAAAACTGGTTTACACCCAAAACAGATGAAAAGACCTTAGAACATAACCAGAATCTTTCCGTAAGAACAGTTCCGCCATTTTCCAAATCACATTGAATTTTTTCATAAACACTTCTTAAGTCCAGTAAATAGGCTAAAGAAATCAACTCGTCGTTGAAATACTTATACAATGCATCATTTGTCACTTTACGTAAAGAATCAATATTCTCGCTAGGAGCAAATCCATGATAATAGATAACATTGCTCAATTCTTTCTGCATGAAAGCATTTAGGCCTCTAGCAAAGGTCGTTTTTCCTGCACCTCCCATACCACAAATGCTAATATGTTTACCCATAAAATTTCCTCCATTTCTATTTTGTATACCTCTCGAAAACGCAGAGAAATACCGAGGCTTTAGAAACATAGCATCAAATCCGCTCTTGTTTCATGAATGTGTTTTTTTCAAATTGTTTTCCATGTCTCCGCTTGAAATTACATCAATATTACTATAAAAAATGTCAAAAAGGGAATTACCACATTGATGTTTCACTTAATAAGTGATACCAAATAAGGAATGAGCCTTGTTAAAGATGACGAAAAGCATAACACAACCAAAGGGGACTAAGAAGTCCCCTTTGGTTCCCTATATCAGCCTATCTCTAATCTAAAGCTTCCTTAAACAAAGTCTTTATATATCTGGGATGCCTTAGCTCCTTTACTCCCTTGATATTTGCCATCGTATAACACAATCTCACCTTTTGGCACCCAAAAGGTGACCTGTCCTATCAACATATTAGGAAATACTTTTACAGATTGAACTGCATGTAACTGTAATGTCCATTGATTGATGGATCCGATATCAATTAAGTCCGCTGTAATATGAACAAACAGTCCCAATCTAGCTATTGAAGACTTAGCACGTATTATCGGCACATATTTATTACTCCCCATAATTTCATTTGTAAAACCTAAGTAAATGCGGTTCGATTGTAAGACCAATCCCTCTTTAGGTATTTCGATATCTTCTGTTTCCTGTTTCACCTTCGGATCCAGTATATCGTTCTTATATACCTTTAAACTGCTTCCTAACGAGAAATCATAACTGTTGGGATTAATCTGTCGCTTATTAAATGGAGTAATATGTATATTCTCGTTTATCACTTCTTTTTCAATTTCACATCCAGTTAATATCATGCCTCTAATCTCCCTTCAGGAGTGTTAAAATGAGTATAACTCCCTTGATATAAACTTATATCACCCTGGGGTTCCCAAAAACTTACTTGTCCAATAATCATCGATGGATAAATTTTGATTGGTTGTACACATTTCAACTCCAGAGTCCATTTATGTGATTCTCCTAAGTTCCCTAAATCTGCTGAACATTGTAAAAACAAACCCAATCTTCCTAAAGAAGATCGTCCTATGAGCGATGTCACATAATGGCTACTGCCAATAATTTCATTGGTAGTTGCTAGATACAAGCGGTTAGGCATAAGCACTATCCCATCTTCTTTTATATGTTTGATTTCAGAAGTTATGGTTTCCCCCTCTTCGTTCACCGTTACTTCGCGATAAAAATCACCGAGTCGATAATTATAACTATTGGGGTTCAAGTGTTTTTCGTTGAATGGGATAATATCTATTTTATTTTTTTTTATCATTTTCCTAATTTCGCTGCCTGTCAATATCATACTTGCCCTCCCTTCCAGCAATAGTAATTTAAACGCTAAGTCACTATCGCTTTGTTTTAAATATCAAATCAAATATAATAATTCCAGCCTGAGGCTTTAATTTCGTATTTTTGACTATCTCTATTGCAGAAAACAGCCCCTGTATTATTGCCTTTTTGTATTCTTCCTATTATGTATAATCCCGCCTCTTCAAGTTTAATTAGATCGTTTTTTTCAATATTCTTATCAAGCGTTCCAATTAACTGAAAATCTGCTCCAGCATTAAAAACTAGATCGAGAATCCCCAATGTTTCATGCTCAGCAATTTTCCAACTCAGTGGATGAATCTGTAATTTATCGAAATCCAATGTAATCTGCATATCGTTTATTTTCGCAATCTCATGTAAAGATTGATAAACGCCATCGGTATTGTCCATACAAGTTATTGAATATTTCGGTTTCATTTCAGACAACATTCGTGACAACTCACAACTGAGTAGGGGGTATTTGAATACCGATTTTAAGATTTCCTCCTCAGTTTCGTTAAACATAAATCCTTCTCCTTTGGTTTTTGTAAAATACTTAAATGAAGTCGGAGTTATTCCAATATGCTTTGTAGCAAAAACATAATCGTTATCTTGACTTCCAGAACGATAGATCAAATTAGGGATTTTGCCTTTTCCGATCGAAGTTGCTGCCAAATTCATTTCTACACTATCACTCAAGTCTCCACCCAAAATTAAACAATTATTATCTTCGCAGGCTTTCTTTGCACCCTCCATGATTTGAGTAAATTGACTTACTTTCATATCTTTGTTAAAAGCTAAGTTTAGCAGAATTCCATAAGGTTGCGATCCGCTGGCATAAATGTCACTGATGTTTAACGACGCTAAATAATATCCCAATTCATAATCATTAATTAGTCCCAACTCATAGCTTAAAAGATCAGCCGGTACACGATCAGTTGACATTGTAACGCAGTCACTTTCTCCGATAGGAATCACAGCGCAATCATCTCCGGCTAACGCATTCGCCTTCATAGGGTTTATCATAGGAATTATGATCTCTTCAATTAACCGCTTTTCTCCGTACTCTTTCAACATCAATTCGCTCATACAAAATTCCCTTCCTTAATAAAGTTCGCATCCAAATACGGAAGCCTGAAACACCAACGCAATTTCGAGTGTCCATGATATCGTTTGCATAAATTGAAATAGATTATGTAGTACAGAAAAATTTCAGCAAATGTTTATTTGGGAGGGACGTGATGTAATATTATTGCTTTCCTTAAACTGATCTACGGCGAGCAACTCTTCCTTTTGGATAACTTACGGTTATTCACTCGTTAGCTATGTTTTGCGTATATAAAATATATTCTGTGTTCAGCGTAAAAAAGGGATACTCTTTTGCCATGTTTTCGGAATTTCGGTTTTCCTTTTATACCATGTTCCACATTCGATGCAGATGCTAGCTTCTGAAACAAAGTTTACGAATCTTTACGATTCTGGGTTTTGTTCCAACTATTCGCTCCACAGCTTCGCAAAAATTAGCTCGGTGATCCTTGAACGAAAACTCTTATTTATTCGGCATCACATGAATTATTATACCTATTTTAACAGATAAAAACAACTTTGTAAATTATTTAAAAATTTACATTTAAAAAACTAAATACATATCACCAATATACATTTCCATTGGCACTAATCATGAAATTAGTAATCAATGATGCATAAATATCGAAAAGACTTTTAAACTAAATGAAGTATCTCAAATAATGAATAAACTTTCATAATTGTTAAGTTTTCAAATATTATTGATGATCTCAAAAATCTTACTTTTATTGTTTTTTTCTATTTCAACAACATTAATATTACTTTCCTGAGTTA
Proteins encoded in this region:
- a CDS encoding deoxynucleoside kinase, yielding MGKHISICGMGGAGKTTFARGLNAFMQKELSNVIYYHGFAPSENIDSLRKVTNDALYKYFNDELISLAYLLDLRSVYEKIQCDLENGGTVLTERFWLCSKVFSSVLGVNQFFIDAFIKTLKTPDLVILLDIDPEVAYKRLLQKSKPMENNDGLENLIKARKMYLEACASFENVIVVDNTEPLSEESYMKLYRKILNFAL
- a CDS encoding dCTP deaminase, translating into MILTGCEIEKEVINENIHITPFNKRQINPNSYDFSLGSSLKVYKNDILDPKVKQETEDIEIPKEGLVLQSNRIYLGFTNEIMGSNKYVPIIRAKSSIARLGLFVHITADLIDIGSINQWTLQLHAVQSVKVFPNMLIGQVTFWVPKGEIVLYDGKYQGSKGAKASQIYKDFV
- a CDS encoding thiamine-phosphate kinase, coding for MSELMLKEYGEKRLIEEIIIPMINPMKANALAGDDCAVIPIGESDCVTMSTDRVPADLLSYELGLINDYELGYYLASLNISDIYASGSQPYGILLNLAFNKDMKVSQFTQIMEGAKKACEDNNCLILGGDLSDSVEMNLAATSIGKGKIPNLIYRSGSQDNDYVFATKHIGITPTSFKYFTKTKGEGFMFNETEEEILKSVFKYPLLSCELSRMLSEMKPKYSITCMDNTDGVYQSLHEIAKINDMQITLDFDKLQIHPLSWKIAEHETLGILDLVFNAGADFQLIGTLDKNIEKNDLIKLEEAGLYIIGRIQKGNNTGAVFCNRDSQKYEIKASGWNYYI